A window from Thunnus albacares chromosome 19, fThuAlb1.1, whole genome shotgun sequence encodes these proteins:
- the LOC122969246 gene encoding clumping factor A-like, producing the protein MLRRCVILLFALAAVSLTAPVPESPSDDERSAALLAHLNEEPTGEPVTPPPAASDDSDLKDSASQKTNKTDDAEDAAASTETVDSAITDDNRDSNTGGDSEAETDSDSDVTTADEDDSQVDDDKEDSNTGGDSEAEADSDITTADEDDSRVDDDKEDSNTGGDSEAEADSDSDVTIANEDDSRVDDDSMTLEEGEEADSEEAIGGESEKEEGDDVMSEEVEPAEGESEVTADSSKENDDSMVADQEKDVAEDSDTSETDSDSSDVDSQDSISDSPDRTSDSQEGTSDSQEGTSDSQEGTSNSQDSNSDSQEGTSDSQEGISDSKESNSDSKESTSDSQDSISDSPDRTSDSQEGTSESQDSISDSQESNSDSKESNSNSQDSISNSKEGTSDSQESNSDSKESNSNSQDSISDSQESNSDSKESNSNSQDSISDSQESNSDSKESNSNSQDSISDSQEGTSDSQEGNSDSQGGTSDSQDSSDMLDSEITEEEEELNQDDSVKPDTEEPVEWSSETLDSTEATPVDQPDDSIPATTEGKVMN; encoded by the exons AAGAACCAACAGGTGAACCTGTGACACCACCACCAG cAGCTTCAGATGACAGCGATTTAAAGGATTCAGcttcacagaaaacaaacaaaactgatg ATGCTGAGGACGCTGCAGCCAGTACAGAGACTGTTGACAGCGCCATCACTGACGACAACAGGGACTCGAACACTGGTGGTGACTCTGAGGCTGAGACCGACTCCGACTCTGATGTAACCACAGCAGACGAGGATGACAGCCAGGTCGATGACGACAAGGAGGACTCAAACACTGGCGGTGACTCTGAGGCTGAGGCTGATTCTGATATAACCACAGCAGACGAGGATGACAGCCGGGTCGATGACGACAAGGAGGACTCAAACACTGGCGGTGACTCTGAGGCTGAGGctgactctgactctgatgTAACCATAGCAAACGAGGACGACAGCCGGGTTGATGATGACAGCATGACtctggaggagggggaggaggcaGACAGTGAGGAGGCAATTGGGGGGGAGAGtgaaaaggaggagggagatgaTGTGATGTCAGAGGAGGTGGAGCCAGCTGAGGGAGAGTCAGAGGTGACCGCAGACAGCAGCAAGGAGAATGACGACAGCATGGTCGCAGACCAAGAGAAGGATGTTGCAGAAGACAGCGACACAAGTGAGACTGACAGTGATAGCAGTGATGTGGACAGTCAGGACAGCATCTCCGACAGTCCGGACCGCACCTCTGACAGTCAGGAAGGCACCTCTGACAGTCAGGAAGGCACCTCCGACAGTCAGGAAGGCACCTCCAACAGTCAAGACAGCAACTCCGACAGTCAGGAAGGCACCTCTGACAGTCAGGAAGGCATCTCCGACAGTAAGGAAAGCAACTCCGACAGTAAGGAAAGCACCTCTGACAGTCAGGACAGCATCTCCGACAGTCCGGACCGCACCTCTGACAGTCAGGAAGGCACCTCTGAGAGTCAGGACAGCATCTCCGACAGTCAGGAAAGCAACTCCGACAGTAAGGAAAGCAACTCCAACAGTCAGGACAGCATCTCCAACAGTAAGGAAGGCACCTCCGACAGTCAGGAAAGCAACTCCGACAGTAAGGAAAGCAACTCCAACAGTCAGGACAGCATCTCCGACAGTCAGGAAAGCAACTCCGACAGTAAGGAAAGCAACTCCAACAGTCAGGACAGCATCTCCGACAGTCAGGAAAGCAACTCCGACAGTAAGGAAAGCAACTCCAACAGTCAGGACAGCATCTCCGACAGTCAGGAAGGCACCTCCGACAGTCAGGAAGGCAACTCCGACAGTCAGGGAGGCACCTCCGACAGTCAGGACAGCAGTGACATGCTGGACTCTGAGAtcactgaggaggaggaggagctgaacCAGGATGACTCTGTGAAACCGGATACTGAAGAACCTGTGGAGTGGAGCTCAGAAACTCTCGACTCCACTGAAG CAACACCAGTGGACCAGCCGGATGACTCCATCCCTGCCACCACAGAGGGTAAAG TCATGAATTAG